The following coding sequences are from one Shewanella putrefaciens window:
- a CDS encoding response regulator transcription factor — MSHLSPNELSILLVEPSDTQRRIIIQHLQQEGIVSIQTAANIEEAKAVVGRHKPDLIASAMHFEDGTAIDLLSYLRVNSDYKDIQFMLVSSECRREQLEIFRQSGVVAILPKPFHAEHLGKALNATIDLLSHDELDLSHFDVHDVRVLVVDDSRMARNVIKRTIGNLGIKLITEAEDGAQAIELMRNNMFDLVITDYNMPSIDGLALTQFIRNESQQSHIPILMVSSEANDTHLSNVSQAGVNALCDKPFEPQLVKQLLFQLLEE; from the coding sequence ATGAGTCATCTATCACCCAACGAATTATCCATTCTCTTAGTAGAGCCTTCGGATACGCAACGCCGAATCATTATTCAGCATCTACAACAAGAAGGGATTGTCAGCATTCAAACGGCTGCAAATATCGAAGAGGCTAAAGCCGTGGTTGGCCGCCATAAACCCGATCTCATCGCCAGTGCAATGCATTTCGAAGATGGCACTGCCATCGATCTACTCAGCTATTTACGTGTAAATAGTGACTACAAAGACATTCAGTTTATGTTGGTGTCGAGCGAATGCCGTCGCGAGCAATTGGAGATTTTTAGACAATCAGGCGTAGTCGCTATCTTACCTAAGCCTTTCCATGCTGAGCACTTAGGTAAAGCCCTGAACGCGACCATCGATCTATTAAGCCATGATGAACTCGATCTTAGCCATTTTGATGTACATGATGTGCGCGTTTTAGTAGTCGATGACAGTCGTATGGCGAGAAATGTCATCAAACGAACTATTGGTAATTTAGGAATAAAGCTCATTACCGAAGCAGAAGATGGTGCACAAGCTATTGAGTTAATGAGAAATAATATGTTTGATCTGGTAATTACTGACTATAACATGCCCAGTATTGATGGATTAGCATTGACCCAATTTATTCGCAACGAGAGTCAACAATCCCATATCCCTATTTTAATGGTCTCCTCAGAAGCCAACGATACCCACTTAAGCAATGTATCACAGGCAGGCGTCAATGCTCTGTGCGATAAACCCTTCGAACCTCAACTCGTCAAGCAGCTCTTATTTCAACTGTTAGAAGAATAA
- a CDS encoding response regulator yields MSSSNSYTQVTILLVDDDDVDYMAVQRAMKQLRLLNPLIRARDGLEALHILTNPEAIKGPYLILLDLNMPRMNGFEFLEHLRSDPTLSSSVVFMLTTSSTDEDRMKAYSHHVAGYMVKTDIKDGFNNIFNMLEGYWRIVELPSA; encoded by the coding sequence ATGAGCAGTTCAAATAGCTACACTCAAGTGACAATTTTACTGGTCGATGACGATGATGTTGATTATATGGCTGTTCAGCGTGCAATGAAGCAGCTTCGCTTATTGAATCCTTTGATACGCGCCAGAGACGGACTTGAGGCGTTACATATTCTGACTAATCCCGAGGCGATTAAGGGGCCCTATCTCATACTGTTGGATTTAAATATGCCGAGGATGAATGGCTTTGAGTTTCTTGAGCATCTTCGATCCGATCCAACACTTTCTTCCTCTGTGGTTTTTATGTTAACCACCTCAAGTACCGATGAAGATCGGATGAAAGCCTATAGTCATCATGTGGCGGGCTATATGGTGAAAACAGATATAAAAGACGGTTTTAATAATATTTTTAATATGTTGGAAGGTTACTGGCGTATTGTTGAGCTTCCATCGGCATAG
- a CDS encoding HU family DNA-binding protein — protein sequence MNKTELIAKIAENADLTKVEAARALKSFEAAITESMKNGDKISIVGFGSFETATRAARTGRNPQTGKEIQIAEATVPKFKAGKTLRDSVN from the coding sequence ATGAACAAAACTGAACTTATCGCTAAGATTGCGGAAAATGCCGATCTAACAAAAGTGGAAGCAGCACGCGCATTAAAGTCTTTCGAAGCGGCTATCACCGAATCCATGAAAAATGGTGACAAAATTTCTATCGTGGGCTTTGGCTCTTTCGAAACGGCCACCCGTGCAGCTCGCACAGGTCGTAACCCACAAACGGGTAAAGAAATCCAAATTGCAGAAGCAACTGTGCCTAAGTTTAAAGCCGGTAAAACCCTACGCGATAGCGTCAATTAA
- a CDS encoding TorF family putative porin, with translation MRKSLYSVLALSTGMLLTSNAFAAVSANIGGTSNYLWRGVTQTDDAVAIQGGIDYSHDSGFYAGTWASNVDFGDETSYELDLYVGYAGNITEDISYDIGYLYYGYPDAPGSIDFGELHGAVTWKWIELSYSHVINAGDDVAASPLDNKDLSYLAATVSIPLTEKVSLSMHYGYSSGDVVEAWFGEDNYADYNVTLSADTSMGTVSFMVADTDLTDDDTKIVLGYSYSFDL, from the coding sequence ATGAGAAAATCACTGTATAGCGTTTTAGCCTTATCGACAGGAATGTTACTGACATCCAATGCCTTTGCTGCCGTGTCAGCCAATATAGGGGGTACATCAAATTACCTATGGCGTGGTGTAACCCAAACTGACGATGCGGTAGCCATCCAAGGTGGAATTGACTATAGCCATGATTCTGGATTTTATGCAGGCACATGGGCATCGAATGTGGATTTTGGTGATGAAACAAGCTATGAGCTCGATCTTTATGTGGGTTATGCAGGTAATATCACTGAAGATATTAGTTACGACATAGGTTATCTCTATTATGGCTATCCTGATGCACCAGGAAGTATCGACTTCGGCGAACTACATGGTGCTGTTACTTGGAAATGGATTGAGCTTAGCTACTCCCATGTCATTAATGCTGGAGATGATGTAGCAGCATCGCCTTTAGATAATAAAGATTTGAGCTATCTTGCGGCTACTGTATCAATACCACTTACTGAAAAGGTGAGCTTATCCATGCATTATGGTTATTCCAGCGGTGATGTGGTTGAGGCTTGGTTTGGCGAAGATAACTACGCCGACTATAACGTGACCTTAAGCGCCGACACGAGTATGGGGACAGTATCCTTTATGGTTGCAGATACAGACTTAACCGATGACGATACTAAAATTGTTTTAGGCTATTCCTACAGCTTTGACCTCTAA
- the rimK gene encoding 30S ribosomal protein S6--L-glutamate ligase — translation MKIGILSQFPQLYSTQRLVAACESRGHEAVVINTLNCYMNINSIKPSIHYEGQELVGFDAIIPRIHASVTFYGCAVVRQFEMMGVFVANDSISIARSRDKLRALQLLSRKGIGMPITGFANKPNDIPDLINMVGGAPLVIKLLEGTQGIGVVLAETKTAAESVIEAFLGLKANILVQEYIKESNGSDIRCFVVGDKVVASMKRQGPEGDFRSNLHLGGCGETVKITSVERKMAIAAVKAMGLVVAGVDILRSNRGPLILEVNSAPGIEGIEQTTGISVTEPIVEYIEKMVAARKTNRPIIA, via the coding sequence ATGAAAATAGGTATCTTATCCCAGTTTCCTCAACTGTATTCAACACAACGTTTAGTCGCCGCCTGTGAGAGTCGTGGCCATGAAGCGGTTGTGATCAATACTCTGAACTGTTATATGAATATCAACTCGATCAAACCCAGTATTCATTATGAGGGACAGGAGTTGGTTGGATTCGATGCAATCATTCCTCGAATCCATGCAAGTGTGACTTTTTATGGTTGTGCAGTGGTACGTCAGTTTGAAATGATGGGCGTATTTGTGGCCAATGACTCGATTTCGATAGCCCGATCCCGTGATAAGTTAAGGGCATTGCAGTTGCTTTCTCGTAAAGGGATAGGTATGCCAATTACGGGGTTTGCGAATAAACCTAATGATATTCCTGATTTAATCAATATGGTGGGAGGTGCTCCCTTAGTGATTAAACTGCTTGAGGGTACTCAAGGTATTGGTGTTGTGTTAGCTGAGACGAAAACCGCGGCAGAGAGCGTGATCGAAGCCTTTTTAGGATTGAAAGCCAATATCTTAGTGCAGGAATATATTAAAGAGTCTAACGGAAGCGATATTCGCTGTTTTGTTGTAGGTGATAAAGTTGTCGCTTCGATGAAACGTCAAGGACCAGAAGGAGATTTTCGCTCTAATCTTCATTTGGGAGGCTGTGGTGAAACGGTAAAAATCACCTCCGTCGAGCGTAAGATGGCGATTGCAGCCGTAAAGGCCATGGGGCTTGTTGTCGCTGGTGTGGATATTTTACGCTCTAACCGTGGCCCTTTAATTCTTGAAGTGAACTCGGCACCTGGCATTGAAGGTATTGAGCAAACTACAGGGATTTCAGTCACTGAACCGATAGTTGAATATATCGAGAAAATGGTTGCAGCGCGTAAAACAAATAGGCCAATCATTGCTTAA
- a CDS encoding putative bifunctional diguanylate cyclase/phosphodiesterase, giving the protein MDLLLIDDDEVDRTAVIRALRQSKLAFNVIEANCAFDGLNLALERHFDGILLDYMLPDANGLEVLIKLNAMTQDQTVVVMLSRYEDEKLAQRCIELGAQDFLLKDEVNSRILTRAIRYAKQRASMALALRNSHQKLKELAEHDSLTKLVNRYGFELCLNRAIARAKRSNNYLAVILLDLDDFKAINDTLGHQTGDILLVKVASRLSEVLRDGDVIARLGGDEFVVLVTDDDYKYFPMIVANRLLKAFEEVFCLGDNDVLIGASIGVAFYNEAASDSSELMKCADIAMYRAKKMGRNQIQFYSEALDREVRYRNHIESSLRVALRQNEFKVYYQAQVDSLTHQMVGMEALIRWQHLKDGVIAPDQFLPIAEEMGLMEEIGDWVLTEACRQAQIWLTQLKPIGRDFTIAVNLSASQIAQIDLLSKIIQTLELTGLPPTALELEITENCLIEDPHEHAKVLDQIAKLGVRFALDDFGTGFSSLEHIKLFPISVLKIDKSFIASYDKDEKDTRLLAALLNFAYGFNVISVAEGVETLEQAEFCTARNCNILQGYLFSRPLEAMDFEAKFITPLLTKL; this is encoded by the coding sequence ATGGATTTACTACTAATCGATGATGATGAAGTGGATAGAACCGCGGTCATTAGAGCATTGAGGCAGTCAAAATTAGCGTTTAATGTCATTGAGGCAAATTGTGCGTTCGATGGATTAAACCTAGCGTTAGAACGCCATTTTGATGGCATTTTATTGGACTACATGCTGCCCGATGCCAATGGCCTCGAAGTGCTGATTAAACTCAATGCGATGACTCAAGACCAGACCGTAGTCGTGATGCTCAGCCGTTATGAAGATGAAAAGTTAGCCCAGCGCTGTATAGAACTGGGTGCTCAGGATTTCTTACTCAAAGATGAAGTTAATTCCCGTATTCTTACCCGAGCTATTCGTTACGCCAAACAACGAGCCTCAATGGCATTAGCACTACGTAATAGCCATCAAAAACTGAAAGAGCTAGCAGAGCATGATTCGCTGACGAAACTCGTTAACCGTTATGGGTTCGAGCTTTGTTTAAATCGAGCCATAGCTAGAGCCAAAAGGAGTAACAATTATTTAGCGGTAATTCTACTCGATCTAGATGATTTTAAAGCGATTAACGATACATTAGGTCACCAGACTGGCGATATCTTATTAGTCAAAGTGGCTTCTCGCTTAAGTGAGGTTCTGCGGGATGGTGATGTCATTGCTCGTTTAGGGGGCGATGAGTTTGTTGTCCTGGTGACGGATGATGATTACAAGTATTTTCCGATGATAGTGGCTAATCGACTGCTTAAGGCATTTGAGGAGGTTTTTTGCCTCGGGGATAATGATGTGCTGATTGGTGCCAGTATTGGCGTTGCTTTTTATAACGAGGCTGCATCAGACAGTTCCGAGTTGATGAAATGTGCCGATATTGCGATGTACCGCGCCAAGAAAATGGGGCGTAATCAGATCCAATTTTATTCTGAAGCCTTAGATAGAGAGGTGCGTTATCGCAATCATATCGAGTCAAGTCTTAGGGTTGCACTCAGACAGAATGAATTTAAGGTGTATTACCAAGCACAGGTTGATTCTTTGACCCATCAAATGGTCGGTATGGAAGCACTTATTCGTTGGCAGCATCTTAAAGACGGGGTTATCGCACCGGATCAATTTCTCCCTATTGCAGAAGAGATGGGCCTGATGGAGGAGATTGGGGATTGGGTTCTCACGGAGGCTTGTAGACAAGCTCAGATTTGGCTGACACAACTAAAACCCATTGGGCGTGATTTCACCATTGCGGTAAATTTATCAGCCTCACAAATAGCGCAGATTGATTTGCTGAGTAAAATTATCCAAACACTGGAATTAACGGGTTTACCTCCCACTGCACTAGAGTTAGAGATTACTGAGAATTGTTTGATTGAAGATCCCCATGAACACGCTAAAGTTTTAGATCAAATCGCTAAACTTGGTGTTCGTTTCGCCCTCGATGATTTTGGTACAGGATTTTCATCCTTGGAACACATCAAATTATTCCCTATCAGTGTATTGAAAATAGATAAAAGCTTTATCGCATCCTACGATAAAGATGAAAAAGACACTCGATTATTAGCCGCATTACTTAATTTTGCCTATGGTTTTAATGTTATTTCTGTCGCAGAAGGTGTGGAAACATTGGAACAGGCGGAGTTTTGTACGGCTCGCAATTGTAATATTTTGCAAGGATATTTATTCTCTCGGCCCCTAGAGGCAATGGACTTTGAGGCAAAATTTATTACACCATTACTCACAAAATTGTGA